The genomic region GATGACGTCAGAGCCCCTAGTCGGGGAGCGACGCCCAGGAGTACcccggaggggagggggctggctcCCCGCCTGTCACTTCCAGCGCCCCCTCTGGTGGGAAAACGAACTTCTCTCCCTGGGGCCGGGTCACGTGAATAGGACTGCGCCCGGCCTCCACACCCTGACCCCACAAGGACCCTGCAATCGCTTACACCAGTCAATTCTGGAGGTTCCCAAACAGAACCCCGAAGCGTGGCCATCAGTGACCCGCGTTTCCTGGACCTCGGGAACTGACTTTGTGAAACCTTCTCTTGGGAACCTCCGGGAACACTGAGGCGACCCAGGTCCGGGAGAGTATTGAGATTCCCCCCTAGAGACCCAGGATGGAGAGGGGAGCTCTTTAAGAGTTGAGAAATGCCTCTGAGGGGGGACGAGAAATGGACCGGAGCCAGGATCTAGAGGAAAGTGAAGTTAGTGACTTGAAAGTCTGTGAAGAATGAGAGGATGGGGGAAGTACAGTGGGAAGCAGCTTAGTGGGAAGAGGGCTTGACTACTAGAGGAACTGTTTGGTCACCAATCATTGACAATTAACTTGTCGACTTGATAGTAATATGAACATCTGATTAACTTAAGTGAAAAAAGGGAATTCCTTGATGGCTCGATAGTTAGGATTCGTGGCTTTCACTgagcaggaaactaagattccgcatgctgcaaAGCCCTGCAGCGTGgccaaaatagaaagaaaaaaaaaaaaaaggacaccagTTGATTTATACTTTGATTACAACTATGTAAAAAAGTAGTTCTGCATACAGACAAAAGctgaacagagggaaaaaaaaaactattggagAGACTGGATTCTGAGtagagtttgttcctttttagttTCTGCAAACTTTGTTCAGTAAATAATCActgatttttgtttgattttgaaaGTTCTACTGGCTGGGCTCTTGCTACTAAGCCTTTGGAAAATCGTTTTACTACTTTAGGCTTCAATTTCCTTTTATGTGAAATGAAGAGCTTGAACTgggtgaagctgctgctgctgctactaagttgcttctgttgtgtccgattctgtgcggccccatagacggcagcctgggattctccaggcaagaacactagagtgggttgctattcccttctccaatgcatgaaagtgaaaagtgaaagtgaagtcgctcagtcgtgtccgactcttagcgaccccatggactgcagcccaccaggctcctccctgcatgggattttccaggcaagagtactggagtgggttgccttggcCTTCTCCCGAACTGGGTGAAGGGGCCGGAGTAAAACATAGATAGGAGAGATCGGGaaacattttaagtgaaaaaataagcaaagatatACATTGTGagatcatgtatttattttaaacaacatAATGTTACAGttgcatatatttatgtatctgtACAAAAGAGGAGTGGAAGGATATGTATCAACTAGTTAACATTGGCTATCTCAGGAGAGGAAAGTGGAACTGGGTGGTGgccaagaggaacaaaagagactttttgttattgtttggattttttaaatgagaatattaCCTTAGAAACACTAAATGAGCaagttaaaatacaaataagGTATATGATCTCTAACATTCTTTCTAGGAAACACTTAGGCCTCAAATTTGATATTTTCTCACCTGGGTGGGTCCAAAGAATTATCAAAATTATTGAAtactacacacacgcacacacccctaCACCCAAATGGGTAAAACATGATGACACTACTGATTCGTAGCCATCTAAATCAGCAGAAAACTTTGCTTtgtgaatattaatattatacataACAATTATTTTCTCAGTTTGGCCAAGAAGGAAGTCCTGTGGTTACTCAGGGACCCTGTTTTAGTGCTAATTGGCAGAATGGTTTCTGGTTCATTTCTTCGCTCACAAAACTGGCACTGAAACTGCCAAGATCAAGACCTTTGGACCATCAAAGTGTATTCAACGATAGCCAGTTTCTCCCAGATCAAGATATGCAATCAGAGACCTGGTTTTCAGGCAAAATTGATGCAAGCAAAATGTTTTTTGGCTGCCAGTCATTAACATAATGACATGGTTCAAAGGTGTGTGTCTATTTTTGTTAAAGGGTGTTCTGAATGGTGAAACACTAGTGATTTCCTGGTTTGATGCTGCAGTCCCAAAAAGGTAGGTCATATCTGCTGTATCTTCTTCTAGAACTCTTTACTCCAAGCAAGCCTCATTTCTTTGGTTGTACATATtgatggttgttgtttagttggtaagtcgtatctggctcttttgtgacgctatagactgtagctcgccaggcgcctctgtccatgagatttcccaggtaggatactggagtgggtagccatttccttttctagcagatcttcccgacccagaaattgaactctcatctcctgcattggcaggtggatcctttaccattgagccaccagggaaggcccacagGCAGGGTAAGCTCAGACAACTATCCCAACTGTTTGTGATGCTAAGGAATCAATCAGAGATAACTTTGGGATAAAAACTTGGGAAACCATGTTTGTCACAACAAGAGGAGTAGGTGGCTTTTTTTCATACTGTCTTATCTTCCTGCTTATATGCTTTAGTGTACCAGGGTGTCGTTTTAAGAAAGGAACTTCTATCCTTAGATCCTATGGCAGAAATGACAACTAATCTTAAGCATATATTGAAATTATAGAATCCTTAGCAGGTTTGACTTTCCCTAGAAACATGTTGGTTCCTGATATTAGATTATTTGGGAAAGTTTTCTAATGGTTTCCAAATGTAGGAATGTGCAGTTTTCAGGCTTCTGTTTTATCTACTTCCCTGTGTTCTCATTTCCACATGCCTTTAATGTTATGCAACCTCTCCAGGTTCCAATGGGGATTGCCCTTTCTAATTCATTAACATTTAGAAGAAGGTCTTATAACTTCTCCAAAGTGACTATTATGTCCTCTGGGGAGGAGAATATCCCTCTGTTGTCTACTTCCTCAGACACTTGCCAGAGACTTTCACTATTTGTCAGAAACTTCCGGCAGAACTCTCAAAAGTTGCAGTAAAAACACTGACGATTACAATAAACTGAAGATCTAGCCCTTATTTGAATCACAAGCGTCGTATCTGGGGAACTGGTCCATAGAGAAGCAAATGCTTTCAGGCCAGTACTAAGCAGCCAGGAGTTCCTTACACgggatttgttaaataaataaatgtgtgcctgctcagtcgtggctgactctttgcaaccccgtgtactgtagcccgccaggctcctgaaTAAATAAAGTAGATGTGGAAAAATTAGAGCCTCTGATAACTCTCTCTTTGGCTGGGAAACTTCTCAGCAAGGTGATTTGCGAGCTGCTGTGCCTTGTGGTGAAATCACATTCAGCTTTGCCTTCAAAGCTTATGCCTTTTGCAGACAACTTGCAGCTGGTTGTCAGTCGCCTAGAAttcctggaaaaaaatttttttagagtgAGGGAGCGTAGCAAGCTGCCCCTCAGATTCCTGTGCACTTCATGCTGCCACCTCCCAGTCCCATGGCATATCTCATAAGACCTTACTTAGCAACTCTGAAATTTAAAGGCATGTTCCTGAATTGTGGGACTGATTATTACAGTGatcaaattgtttaaaaattttcaaacactCTCCTGTATCTTGGTTGTCTCAATACCAATCATGGTTTTGTAAGATATTAAACCACTGGTGAAAACTGGATAAAGTGGGTCCTCGGTTGTTCTGTATTACTTCTTACAAACCACATGTTAACCTACaattatgtcaaaataaaaactttatttaaaaagaagtttcaggcttccctagtggttcattggtaaagaatccacctgccagtggctcagtggtaaagaatttacctgccacaAGTTCAGTCCGTGAGCTGGAACAATGCCATGTGACTATGCACcaaactattgagcctgtactctagagcccaggaaccacaatcactaagcccatgtgctgcaacgactgaagcctgtgagcccctagaacccatgctcaacaacaagagaagtcactgcaatgagaagccgatgtaccacagctagagagtagccctcaattgctgcaactggagaaaagcccatgcagcaacaaagacccagcacagccaaaaataaataaataacatttgtttaaaaaaaaaaataaagcgtttttcagggaattccctggtggtccaatggttaggactctgcacttccactacagggggctcaggttcaatccttggtcagggaactaagattccaagtatggccaaaagaaagaaaaacatctccGAAGGTTTAAGATGTAATGTTATGTCCAAATGACTGGACTTCTCTCCACCAAAGCACCGTGCTTCATCTAGCCAAGCCTTTTTTAGATGTGTAATAGCTATTAAGTTTGAGCTCCTGGGCAAATTTTTCTGAAAGAGCTTCCTTAGCttttttcaaacacacacagaagatGCTTTTTCTTCTATCAGGTGACAGCTTAAGTCATGTTATACCCATGAATATGAGTAGTAGCTGATTTATATTGTCTTCTTTCTGTAATTTATGTTGCCTTTTGCTCTTTCCTTATTCCAGTGGGTCACATGTGCCATGACCCCCTCAGTAAACTGAGAAACGGAGGATCTCTGATTATGAGAAGGGTTCAGGTGAAATAAGTAATGCATGTAAACGCAGTTTTCTCAGTGCTGCATAAATAGGACTGTTTATTATTGAATTACTATGGTCTATTAGATTATGGTAGCGGAGAGGCAGATATTACCCAAACTTTCAAACTGATTTTTAGGCATTCTTTAACCAAATCTTGCAGAGGGTGTTTGGGCATTACTTATATAAGGAACCTATGGAAAGTATTCAAAACAAATGACGTATAGAGAAATCCAGTGatactcattattattattgtgaacAAAGAGAATGACACTGATGGTGTACACAGAACTTGTGAACTTTATCAACTGTATGTCCATGTGTCCTTTAATTCTGACAATCAGGGatacatattgattttttttagttttttgttttaaataaaaacattatttcacACTATGTCATATATGGCCCTATTTATTAAAAAACTCCTCTTTGTCAGTTCATTTTCCTAAATGCATGCTTTGTGCTGCAGCAGAGCAGGCCCAGAAAATAGGAAGGAGGTGATTTACTATCTGGCCTCTGGGAAAGAGGAACAAGCTTGGATCAGAGCACATTACCTGATAAGACTACCCCCGGAGGCCGTGGAGATCTTGGAACTGTTCTGGGGACCTGCTGCTGGCTTAACTTTAGCTTGATCCAGAGCACAGAGTGAGACCTATTGAACTTGCATCATTTGTCAGGCTCAACAAAATTGCAAGGCATTTCTGCCACCTAGTGAGGGTGGCACTGGGCTCTaacttgtgtgcatgctcagttgtatctggttctttgtgaccccatggactgtagcccaccaggatcctctatccatggaattctccaggcaagaatactggagtgggttgccatttcctcctccagggcaatcttcctgacccagggattgaacccacatctcctgcattggcaggctgattctttaccaatgagccacctgggtatTTGGGACTGTGTCAAAAAGCACTGTCTCCACTTAGTAGAGAACTAGTCCTGCTTGACAAGAATATGTCAGCCACAGAACCATTTTTAAAACCAACTAGTTGTCTTTCCCCACCCTGAGCTGTAAAAATGTAGTATAAATGTGTAGAAAAGTTAGGAAATACAGACAAAAAGAATCTGGAGATAAGaattttggtatatttctttcagtctatatgttTATCTGTATGCATCTCTGTGTctgtatatatacttatttatactGATAGATACATAAAGgtttgtgtgcgtgcatgctcagttgctaagttgtgtctaactctttgcgaccccatggactgtagcctgccaggcttctctgtacacagaattctccaggcaagaatactggagtggcttgccattccctctccatgggatcttcccaaccaggagttgaattgggtcttctgcattgaaggcagattctttaccagctgagccaccagggaagcccaagcatacatTTTCCTAAATATAACTGGCTTAGTAATATGAAAGAATCTAATCCAATTTAGAAGTTTCAACTTTTGAACATCTTAATCATGACCACATACTTAACTGAGGACTGATACTCAGCTGGGACACAGGGAGGTGGCCTCAGAAGTTGTTTTCAGGCTGGTGGACACTCTCATCATTCAGCGTGTCCATTCTGATTGGACTGTGCCTTGTTGAATATGTTGACTATTACCTCTGATATAATTCAAAATACTTATCATAAAATTAGATAAtactaattagaaaataaaaatattttttcttgtgtcCCTCAGATAAGGCTGCCTTATGATACAAGCACAGAATCTCCTTGCTGTTGCTAAactatacatcttttaaaaattatgcattttacataacagagacaagaaaaatgaagaactaTGATTCAAAACTGAAATACTacttaaaatctttttgtttctttctttgtagcTATGTGTGTGACCAGATTTGTTCTGCTCTTTATTTTGCAACTGATGTGCAAATTGAATGTGAACACTCAAACTCAGGTTCTAGTGGAGCAGTACCTATAGAAATGGCTAAGAActatgtgtgtgcacgctcagtctgactctttgcggccccatgaactatagcccaccaggctcctccatgggatttcccaggcaagaatactggagtgggtagccattcccttctccaggggatcttccccacagggatcaaaccctcattgacaggtaggttctttaccactataatGTGCCATTTAAATACAAAGCAACTTTTATGGTGAGTACTTTCAAGAAGAGAGAACTGACTTAAAGCTAAGATTTTTATTGTgcactagattttttttaaacttaagaatGTGGCTTCCAGAGTTGTTCTGGCAGGATTGTAAACGGGTGACCTCTGCACCTTTTCTCCACCCACATACTTTTTCTAGCAGAGATGGACTTCTACGGTCAGATGACCCTTCTATTTAATAAGTTGTTAGCAATAgaggagaaaacaaagatgaagatATCTAAAGTGTTATGCCCAGAAGCATATTTAGTGCTTAAGATCTCTTTATCTGAGATCTTTATCTGAgcattattttacattaaaaaaaaatctattatttttatatattttttaaaatatgtatttatttttggttgtactggATTTTGGTTGCTGCTCACAGGctatctctagttgtggtgcatgggcgtTTCATTTATGATGGCTTCTATtgtttggggagaaggcaatggcaccccactccagtactcttgcctggaaaatcccgtggacagaggaggctggtgggctgcagttcatggggtcgctaagagttggacatgactgagcgacttcactttcacttttcactttcatgcattggagaaggaaatggcaacccactccagtactcttgcctggagaatcccagggacgggggagcctggtgggctgccgtctatggggtcgcacagagtcgaacacgactgaagcgacttagcacaggctctagggtcaGTTTCTGTATTGGGGgcacgtgggttcagtagttgcagatcACAGGTCcggctgccccatggcatgtgaaatcttcccagactatGGATTGAACCACATCCCATGAGCTGGCAGGCAagttctcagccactggaccaccagggaagtcctattttgcAATTAAATAAAGAGCTCTTGGAATAAAGTCTACAAAATCCAAAGGCACAAGGTACCATCATTGAGCCTTGGTTCAGAGTTTGAGTTCAGTAGTAAAAGGACCCTTATTTAGATCCAGCATTTATTAACTGTGAGACTTCAGGCAAGTGACTTACCCTCACAAAGACTCAGTTGTCTGGACTGTAAGAAGGGGGGTAAAAACATTTAAGAGTTATTAACAGATCTCAAAAGCATGTTgagatgattaaatgagataatatgtatAAGGAATTTATatgcagggcctggcacagagcaaacataatcaaattttgcttttcatCCTCACATCATTATCACAGAGAATGGATTAAGCTTCCAAAAGGTGGTCATGAATTTTTTAAGGGCAGGATAAATTTCTCCTTAAGGCCTTCAAACTGACAGCATGGACCATGTTGGACTGTGGTTAAAGGGCACACTTGTCTTTTCTGATGCTTTGCTTCCGATGGTTTCCTGAAAAGGgctcttttactctttttttttctcttccaaagaGTTATGTGGTTTGTTGAAAAATgacatgtaaaaaaaatttagacAATACAGAAAGAgactaagaagaagaaaaagccatATGAAATGCCACCAGAGTTGTGCCTAACAGCTCAGTATCTTCCTCCCTATTCTCTAGGTGATCTCATCCaacattgtgggttttttttttaaatttttaaaaattatttatctatttggctgtgctgggtcttagttgcacatGCGATGTGTGGTaactcgttccctgaccaggggtcgaacccaggccccctgcattgggagtgtgatgTCTTAGCCATTTGACTTCGAGGAAAGTCCCCAACATTGTGCTTTTACTCGCCTTTGTGGTGAGGACTTCAACATGTTTATCACTAGCTAAGGTCTCTAGGCTGATATGAACAGCAAGCTGATGTATTTGCCTGCCTTCCTGATATCTCCTTGGATATTTCAGAGGCATCTCAAACTAACGTGTCCCAAAGTGCTCTTCCAAGAACCTACTCATTCTACAGTTAATGGTGATGCTATGCTAGTGACATATCTTTCTTGACTCTTCCCTTTCTCTCAACCTGACAGTGCCCTGAGCTAACATGGAATAATCTCTGgcctggtactcttgcctggaaaatcccatggacagagaagcttggtaggctgcagtccatggggttgagaagagtcagacacaactgagcaacttcactttcacttttcactttcatgcattggagaaggaaatggcaacccactccagtgttcttgcctggagaatcccagggacggtggagcctggtgggctgccgtctgtctAGTTGTACAGAgtgggatacgactgaagcgacttagtagtagtaggaTGATTGCAATACCCCCTTAACTGGTTTTTCTGCTTCTACCCCTTTTTCCCCATGAACTGATGTTCAGTGTTTTCTGCTTCTACTCCTTTTCCCCATGAACCAATGTTGGGAGATCTGGCTagtacctctgctttttaaaaacctccAGTGACTTTTTAATCTCACTTAGGATAATAGGCACCAGCTTTCCTATGAGCCAGGAGGCCGGCCACGTCCACTCTCACCTCTTTTCTCTGGCCTCGTTCCCTCAGCTCTCTGCTTGTTTACTCTGCCTCAGCTACACTGGCCTCCCTGTGCTTCTTCAAACACACACCTGCTCCCTCCTCAGAACCTTTGTACTTGGGGACTCTGTGTTTTCCGGCTCTCTGCCTGgtccctccctcacttccttctgGTCTGTACTCGAATGTTCTCTTCTCTGGGAAGCCCTCCGAAGCTAccttctcttccctcttcacCACTTTATATTTCTTCTCTATTGCTCTAATCTCTGAGATCTAATACACTGTATCCTTCACTTAGTGATCTCGTCTGTCTCTCACCCTGCAATATCAGCTCCATGAGAACAGGgacttttctctgttttgttcgCTGTGGCATCCCCAGCTCTGTGCCTGGTTTATATTGTGTGGTCAACAGatttttgtcaaatgaatgaataaatccagagtttaccaaaataaaataaatatgaggcTAAAATATAAGAAACTTTCTTGTagacgttgttgtttagtcgctaagttgtgtccgactctttatgaccccatgaactttagcacaccaggcttccctgtccttcactatctccctgagtttgctcaaactcatgtccattgagtaagtgatgccatccaaccatttcatcctaagTTGCccacttctcttgccctcagtctttcccagcatcagggtcttttccagtaagtcgactcttcacatcaagtggccaaagtattggagcttcaacttcagcatcagttcttccaatgatatATCTATGCATATTGATATCTGGTTCTTAAATACAGACATTGCACCACAATGTCTGACCTCACAGGTACTCAAAACATAGTCAttgaaacagagagaaagaagtatGTAGGCCAGAAAGTCTGAAGTTTGCTTGAACTGTCATTGGCTTGCCCTAGACTCTAAGCTTCATGAAGGCAAGAATCTTGTCTCCTTGGCTTGCTGCTTCTTCCCCTACAACCCCCTCAGGGCTTCTAAGGGTACTTGGCATATAAAAGTGGTAGGCGATAAATAAATGTGTCATAAATCGAGATGCCAATGTGATTCTTGCTTCAGGCTGAAGCCCCAGCAGACCTAGTCAATATTGGACTTTCTAAGGATGTCAAGAGAGGTACTCTTGACAAAAGCCATGGAACTGTCACAGGACTGGTGATCTACTTGGGGCATCGCCAGATTAGCACCAGGGCCCTCACCTGTGTCATCTCCTGCCCCTTATTTCTCATCCCTTCCTCCTGAAAGGTCAATATGGTTAGGGAAACTGAATCTGGAATGGACTACAAATAGTGctagaatatatttcttttttttttttagaatatatttctaaatgGGCTCTTGAATAGTAAAATGGTCTGTCCGaagttatgtttttgtttttgacccCACCACAAGGCacatgggaatcttagttcctgggccagggattgaacctgcagggTAAGCTTAGAATCTTAATTGCtaaacttccagggaagtccaatgttaACATTGTTTTTAAGGCAAGGGGGGCATATTTGCAATCATATTGCTGATATTTGCTGATTGCTGATATTGCTGAAATTTGATGTATTTTTATGATGAATCATGAGAAAATAGGGCTATAGTCTTTTATCTACCTCTTGACAATACCACAGTAGAGACTTCAAAGAACGTTTTTAAGAGCTGGTCTATTTGAAGTGTTAATGTATAGTGATTTAGATTAGATCTGTTCAGTTTTTCTAGAATGAAAGCAATTTTCTCTTATGTTGAAAATAGTATAAAAATCGCATCTATTTGTGTACATAATTCtggagaagtaaaaaaaaaaaccctaaagaaccatatacattaatttttttactcTTTGTTCCTTCAGTAtgaaggaaacaaagagaaattgttttgttcttttcatcTTGCGAAGCTTTTCTGCCCCATGAAGttctcttttaaaagattttatatttcagtCGTAATTTAACTCTGGTTTTCCTTGTGAATTTATTTGCTTAAACCACTTTGTGTATTGCTCAGCTTCTACTCTTTGGAATTCAAGTCCTCTGctttacaaataaaatgaagaaaactttattatagaaaatttaaacgtacaaaattaaagcaaataataaaatgagCTTTCATGTACCCACCCCTCAGTTTCAATGTTTATCAATATTCTACTGctcttattttatctatttacctCTTCctaacactctttttttttttttttttgtcctctgaggcattttatttgtatgtattacaTCCCTAGAAAAAGAATCCAAGAATTTTCCCTCCTGTatgttttcttcttgcttcttcatgGTCCATGATGCCAGCTGAGGTTGTCAGTACAATGAAACCAAACTGACGGGATGGGAGCAGGTTattctgccatttttctagatctttgAGTTGCACATCAAATCTAGGGCTGATCACTCCACACTTATTTAGCCTGCCTGTGAGGTTCACAACAATTTTCCCAGCCCTGTGATCATCAATGATTTCAAATTCGCCAATGTAACCATGCTTCATCATCACTGTTAGAAACCTGACGATGACTTTGGAGCACGGCCTAATAAGGACCTGGCGTTTGCCTCTCTTTTCGGCATTGTTGATACTCTTGAGAGCATCGGCCAGGACATTCATGCGCACCATTCTGGCGGCACGGAAAGATGGCGGAAAGAGCCCTAACACTCTTTTTGGAGGCAAAAGGAATTTAATTTAAATCTCAAACACTACACTTGTAATTTTACCTGTAAATACTTCAGTTTATATCTATAACATATACCTTTTACTTTCATAATATGAAACAATGTTATTATGATGCccaatataatgaaaaataattccttATTATCATAATACTcactatctcaaaaatgcatttttacaGTTATTTTGCTGAAATCAAGATCTTAAGAGACCCACACATTATATTTGGTTtatatatctctctctttttttctttttttgccacaccaggaggcatgcaggatcttagtttcccaaccagggatcaaacccatgtacctTGCAGGGGAAGCGAGGAGCCCTAACCAGTGGATCACCAGACAATTCCTGGTTTTGGTTTGTCTTTTAATTCTATTCATCTCTAACACTTTCTTCTCCTCacgtcttccttttttttcttgccacTTATTTGTTGGAGAAAGAAACCTCTAATTTTATTAAACTGAATCATCTTTCACAAGTAGCATCTTCAGACTCAAAGATAACAGATTTTCCAATTCTTGTATGAGGCCATAGGAGATAGAAGATGTAAAACCCATCATTGCTTCTAAGGTTAATTTCCCCAaggcataaaacaaaacaaacaaacatacaccCTTCACCTCAAGTAAGAAGGAACCTTGACGGTGTAACTTAAGTTAATTTTAGGAACTATTTATTGGAGGCTTACTATGAACAAAATATGCACTTGGAACTCAAAACTAATTGCTTCCTAGTCATGTTTTTTCTTGCAGAATGACTCCTATAAGAAGAAATGATTTGCTTCCTTCACTGGTTCTTGTGAAATAGAGGGAATGCTGGTAGAAGTTGAAATTGCCTAATatgcatgctgctactgctaagccgcttcagtcgtgtccgactctgtgcaaccccatagacagcagcccaccaggctcccccgtccctgggattctccaggcaagaacactggagtgggttgccatttccttctccaatgcatgaaagtgaagagtgaaagtgaagtcactcagtcatgtccgactcttagcgaccccatggactgcagactaccaggctcctctgtccatgggattttccaggcaagagtactggagtgggtcaccattgccttctccgtaatatgCATGAAGATATTTCAATTATTAAGACtattctgggcttccttggtggctcaggggtaaataatccacctgccaatgcaggagacatggttcaatccATGAtctgtgaagatcccacatgccatggaacagctAAGCTTGGGCGCCATAattgttgagcctgtgctccagagcttgGGAGcctcaactgctgagcccacatgtcacagttactgaagcctgcacaccagagaagccatcacagtgagaatCCTGAGCACCACATCTAGAGGGTCGCTCCCACTCCCcccccaactagagaaaatccttcgcagcaatgaacacccaggacagccaaacaataaattaattaaaaacaaaataaaacttttcctcCAT from Bos javanicus breed banteng chromosome 18, ARS-OSU_banteng_1.0, whole genome shotgun sequence harbors:
- the LOC133230397 gene encoding small ribosomal subunit protein uS8 produces the protein MVRMNVLADALKSINNAEKRGKRQVLIRPCSKVIVRFLTVMMKHGYIGEFEIIDDHRAGKIVVNLTGRLNKCGVISPRFDVQLKDLEKWQNNLLPSRQFGFIVLTTSAGIMDHEEARRKHTGGKILGFFF